Below is a window of Stigmatopora nigra isolate UIUO_SnigA chromosome 3, RoL_Snig_1.1, whole genome shotgun sequence DNA.
TACAGGTGATTTCTAACCctgttatgacatttttttccaaaataacagTTTGCAACAAAACATAGGAATTATGACATACAGTAATGCTCCAGATGTTTGAAGGGTTAAGGAGTTTGTATCTGGatgtttttgattaaataaGGGACCAGTCACTGGGCTCTGGAGTAGTGAAATATTCAGCTCATTTAATTACATGCCACATTCACAGAACATGCTCTCCAACATACATCCACAATCCTCTTGCCTGAAACACATCGCTGTTTGGGTGATTGCTGAAGCCTCCTTCGGAGACCTGAGCGAATCTTTTGTCCTTAGCCAACTTTGTTTTGGTTCTTTCTCGTGAGAAGTGTGACAGCCAGGGCTCACGTGTGTTCACTGATGTCAGTCAACTGTCTCTTTGTGGGGGAGTCATTTATTCTTTGAGCAGCACAGTGTGAGTGGACAGGCACACCACCCGGCAGACACACCACTTTAGTATCATTGAAGGTGTTGTGGCATAAGTGGCatcctttttttgtagaaacAGCAATAGGCTTCTTTGTTGCTTTTACCtgaatgaggggaaaaaagttagTAAGTGTTCTGAGTTCTAGCAATAAAAGTCTTTTAATAAATATAGAAGAGATCTATAATAAAATGTGATATTGCTACACCAAATATGGCAagcaatcattttttatttatatttgttaacCTAATAGTATTACCTTGTCATGCAGTAGTTGAAGGTGTTCAGAGTGGGCAAGCCCGAGGGCAATCTGGGACGTACGGGAGGCATGCATACTAGCCCTTATGGTCCGGCTGAGAAAGGGTCGAAGCAGCTGCAGTGACCAGCCATCTGGCAGCGCCTTCAGTACATGGACTGGATCAAACAACTCTCCATGGCGATTCAGAAGATCAACTGCTGCCATTTCCAGATCTCCACTGTTACTGCACTGTGCTGATGGGGATTTCCCTGTGCCATTGTCTTCAAGATAAATCTCCAGGAGGCGATGGAAAAGTTTTTGTCGGTAAGTAGAATCACGACTAGACGAGGTCCAAATACAAAAAGCCTCTGCAGCTTTAATGTCTTTGAGCTTGTGCACTAAGATATGGAGTGCTTTATCATGGTCCTCCAGTTTTCCATATAGAATTGCACGCTCCAGCAGCAATTGTTCACAGTTGTCCATCttatcttaaaaataaatagaaaaataacagaAGCATTAAACCAACATGCAATCATAATATGGAACAAATGCAATCTAGAAAAAGTATTGTATAGCAAAATTATTTGTAAGGGTAAAATAATATGGAAGGATTTTACAGGGTGGCACTAATGAGACAAATGTCCATTTCAGTACCAGATGGCTTTTAAGCCAAAAAACTCACCTAAAAGATGCTGAGCGCCGTACAGCTCTGACACCCTGAGTAGAGACTGAAGCTTCTCTCTGCTTTTTCTGAGCTGCTCTTCCTTGGTTGGAGACTCTGATAGTAAAAATAAGACCCTTTCGAGGTATAAGACAGCCAAATGTGTGTGGAATTGCTCTTCCTatagaaaaaaagcaacaacagcAAGTGCAATTTAACAATATGTAGTCCAGTCCAGGAAAGATTATATTTCAAGGGTATCTTTCTACTTAAAAAGACAATTACAGAAAACAATATGATCAACACAACATGTTACTGTTACTCTTTCAGTCAACGTTACATAAAGATTCTAAAAGTTGTACCTCCAATTTGAGTTCTAGTACCAGATGTTCCAAATAAACAAGAAGAGCCTCTTTGTGCTTTTCCATGTAAGTGATTACATCTTTGGGTTTAAAGGCCGACTCGGCTTCATCAACAGACCTGTTTGTGAAGATGTGGACAGCTGTCTGAGGAGAGAAAAAGGAATGCCAGCGTTACCATTGTGCAGTACTCAGACGGCATTACACGAAAAATAAAAGGCAGTTATAATGGAAAGGTTAATTTGGGAATGAGAAACAGGATACTCAGTGACGACATTAGGGAGGCAATCTAATTAAAATCCAGTACAAGTCAGTACAACTTGGACGAGATAGATAGCAGTCTGTTGCTAATCATAATACTAGACAATATTCAAACTTAAATCAGATAACAACTGAGATGTTGACCTACAGTGGGATTTTTGTGTAAGGCCCAGTCTGCATACTTCCACACAAGGTCTTGATCAGCAGTGTGGCAAAGAAAATCTATAATGTACTCAAAGAGATCAGGTCTTGTAGAATCCTCCAGTTCCTTGTCTACAACACGAATCCACATCTGggcagagaaagagaagaagaagaagaaaagtgaATAAAGAATTCTGTCTTCTTATATTAGGCTATTCCCACAAATCTGAGTGGGTTTACCTGAAGTGCTGCCAGATCCTGACCATTAGAATGGTAAAGCAGCCCAAGTGCAAAATACCTGGGATGAAAAGGAATGAAAGAGGGCAGCTGAAATAAGATCTtacatttatattcattcaaAGTATTGAATGATTGATGTTGGCTGAAACACTACTATGCAGGACTGACAGAAATACTTTTTAACATAACTCTCCTTATGAAGAAGTGAATTAATTACAACAACTCTAAATGCCCATTGATCTCATCAAGAATGGCTGCCTTGAAACTTTGCTATTAAATTCCTCTATGTCACACTCTGCAGTTAAATCAGGTATAcataaaaattttaaaagaaaaaaatcccagagTGCAACTCAGGTAATTCCATTTCATCAGTTTTTGTCTGTTTAAAAGTGGTATCACATACAGGgcggaaaaaaatgtgcaaggTATACACACTTGTGATGTTTTTCCAGCCATGGGACACAGTCTGCCAGAAGGCAGGCGTTGTCTGATACTAGAAGATCTAGGAGGCTCTCATGATCCTGTTCTGCGTACAACTTTAACAATGCAGTGTCCACATCCTCTCTGCAACCGTTAGCTACGTGTGTGCTTCGAACCTGCAACAAGAGGAGCATAAAAGTGTGTATAAAAAGAGGGACAtgttaatgaccaaaaaataaataaaaccactaaaagttaaggaaaaaaatctactaAAATTATAAGACTAACTCATTCCCTGCCCTTTTCGGCTGTtgttgtccaattcattttaactgtgaGAGCTACCAAGGAATTATAGCGGCCAATCACCCAGATTTGacttctattgccatcaatagcagtgaatgagttaaataaagaaaaataataataattaaaagaaaatggtgTTTTACATTTTACCTCTGTCAAATAACTGATCAGGAATTTCttgcatttcaatattttttcctgATCACCTTGTGCCAAGTGGTTGAGATCTGCAAACTCGTGAAGAGGCGGGTGGCAGCGAGTGAATGAAGATGAAACTGGCAGTAGTAGTGGGTACAGAGAAATCAGCTCACGCACATCCAGCTGACCTTTCCTGTAGAAGACACAAAGAATTTTGGCAATGAGGTGGAGGACCACACAAAGCCACTGACATTGAACCTCATAAAAACAGAGCAAAAATATACCTGAAATGTTCTTTTGCTTCCACAAATTGAAGTTGACCAAAATGAATGAAGCCTGCCTGCTGCAAGATTCTTGTGTGCAAAACCTGTGTAACGACATAGAAAGATTTCGAAATGTAATAATAGTTGAAACACTCGTGCCTTTTTTTGTTAGTACAAAatagtacacatacatatatacacattatacacacatgcacacatatacataaataaatgtaaaatagatGGTTTATTACCAGGAACTTTTCTTTAGGAATATTTATTTCTGCTCCCTCTAGGAGAACAAGTGCCTCCTCCACTCGGTGGCTGGCCAATAAATCCTGGATCTGTCCCTCCAGCGGTAAGGGCACTAGGACGTAGACAGCTTTGGTGGACGCGACAAGGACCTTgcctaaaaacaccaaacacTCATAACTAGACCAGAAACACATTCCTCTACACATTGTCCATCAGCCTGATTTGACACCATATGGACGTCACAAAAACGAACATCAAAAGAGCCAAAGTACCTTCAAAGTCTTGCAGGATGTTTCCATCCCTGAATGAAAGTGTCTGTTTCAGGTGTTGATCCAACATGCTGTGAATGGTGATGAAGCTGTCATCCAAGGCCACTACATACGGGAAGCACACAGCCGCGCCGATGACGCTCTCAGACCAGTTGACGGGCGGCCGTTGAGAAGCCCCTTCCGCGTTAGCAAACATTCCTATCGAGGGAAATGGTTGATGGAGATAGTTTTATGTTTTAAATTTTATGGAAGATGACTCACTAAAGGTAACACATGATTGCTTGATTGGTTAGTAATTAGTGTGTGACTTAAAGAAAAGTTACACAACTGGTAGTTTTTACCCACTTTGTATTACACATTATTGTCACGTGATTACTATAGTATATCTTAACTGTAGAGAATAATGGCCATGCTAAGTAAAAGCAGACACCAAATTACTTAAAAAGTGTGTCTTAATGGACTCATTCAGATTTTTGTGTGAGAGGTGATAGTATTCTTAAGATAgatgaaatataaacaaaatatactTGCCAAAACTAATCCAATTACAGGcccaaaaagacaattattaaaTCTGGCTAAAATGGTCTAGCTTGACACTCTTACCAAGACCACCTGGTGCTGCCAAAAGGAACTCCTCCCGGGCAATCCTCTTTACAATGGGTTTCCGCTCTCCACTGTTGTAAGGGAAAAGATCTTGGGCGGCTTCTGTCTTGTAGTTTAGGATCATGTACTGCTTCGCCAAGGCCAGGCACAGGAAGTAACCATCGAGACTGACAGCACAAGGTTGCTCTGGTGTGCTCACTTCTTTGACCAGCTGCACCCGGTCCTCATAAACCATGTAAATTTGCACTGTCCTACGCTTTAAAGAAAGGACGCCCATTTCTACGCCGAATGGATCGTCATTCACAGGATTCTCATTAAGGCAGAACGTCGTGACACCTCTAATCCTGACACCGCCACCGGACGCTGATGGCACATTTTCAAGAGTGACCATGTCGACGAGAAAAACGACTCCATCGCAAAGCACTATGAGACGCTCCAGAGCTGAGGCAGCCCGCAGTTCAGCCACTGGCTTCTTAAGGCCCAAGTATTTGTGAAATAGTTTCTGAGCCGAGTAATTTAGTCTCCCTTTGGTGGATGTAACCTCGTTCAGCAGGAAGTGATGGATGAAACAGTCATTGGTTCCCACATACAAGTGTTTTCCACAACATTCTATACATTCAATGTTAATACGAGCCTTGTCGCCCATTAGGAGATCCCTCTCCACAGCAGGGAGAAGCTCGAAGGCCTTCACACTCATCTTGGCCAAGGCATCGATACTAAAAGAAACAAGAATGGTAGAAATCAGTTCATCTGTTCAGAAATATTGCATGTTGAAACAAACTTAATTATGTTTGATTGGCTAGTCTTTTGTTATGTGATAGAGAAACGGTAGTTATTCTCATTCTGATATTTCAAATTGATTGAAACAACAAGTTCATCAGTGGTTAgtacgtcagcctcacagttctgagattgagttTTAGATCCCAGTTCCGGGCCgttcctgtgtagagtttgcatgttctccctgagctagcattggttttctccaagtactttgctttcctcccacatttcaaaaacatggggtagactggttgaacactctaatttgccaCTATGTATGATCGTGCGCATTattggttgtccgtttccttgtgccctgcaactggctgtccaccaattcaggatgtcctctggttggtgcccaaagtcagctgggataggctccagcaccctctgagGGTAAGCggtgaagaaaatgaatgattaaatatTAGTGATAGGGGGTGGCAATACATTGTGATACTTTTTGGCATTTTCTCGTGCTCAGccagccaaaaacaaaaaaaatttcaGAATCAACCGAAGAacagaaataaaacatgttatGAGCGATATAGGAGTACTATGGCTGTTGTAAATGCACGTGACATACTGCACGAATTCCTAGCAGGGTagttttgtgtaaaaatgatGTACATATTCTGTCACTCAAGTCCGACATTCTCCTGTTATCTTTTAAACTTTCCATTACTTTTCACATTCACTAAAGATCTATCTCGGGGTGTTTAGTATAGAACAATAAACAATAGTTACGCCCTGGTAAGTGCTAACCTGTGTCAATGCTAGCTCACCTGTCAACCCATGGAGGCTACAATCCGCGAGGGTATATTTGTTAACATTGTTAAAAGGTAATAGTAGACAGTTTAACATGTCcataaataatgaattaatgagtacatattttatttttctgtgaaTTTATTATGAAGCTAAACTTACCCCTGCTAGCAACCTTATTTTCACTGGTCTTGGGGTTATGCTTAAAATCAAGCAATTTGGCGAATACAAATTGTAGGCATTTACTGTGATACTTACATTGAAATGCAGTTTTCTATCGGCCTTTCGTTTCTTAAGATCGCGGTACTGCAACTACTCCTTGCCCAGTTTCCTTCATTCTTGCCGGGTTAGTGAGCAGAGCGCTGACCGAGACACACTGGAGAGCATTGGTTCGACTTATATGCAGATCACCACGAAATATACGGGCTGACAAACATCAAAATATCTCCATAACGATTTGACATGTAATAAGGAACCTACAGGAATATTTAATGTATCTATGTGTGGTGCTGCTGGCCTCGGTGGTTTATCTTGCCCAGCAGTAACCGCCGCCCATACTACCGTATCCGACTTGAGTCTAATGCTGGCAATTGAAAGGTTACGTTCAAGAATActgtatatttcaaaatatgtcGATAAATTAAATCGAAAAGCACAAATCCCAGTAATATTTGATACAATTATTCCTCaccattattattagtagtaataTTGTTATTATCTGTCTACATTAATCTTTCAAGAGAGTCAACCTGCAGGTTGAGTAGCGCAACATCAAAGTGTACCTGAACGTATCTCACTTGCCCATAATGCACCTGTCCACAGAAACCGAAAAGCCATTTTGTTGTTCTAGCTAGCAGTTTGGGCAAAGAAACTCTTATCAGTCCAACTGATATGTATGTACCTGTGACATAAATGCGTACTATAACGCTCCGTCGAGTTAGTGTGATATGTCAATATGTTAAAGTTGAACCTTCCCATGCCGGGAAATTAGCAAGTATTTTTTGTAGAGTAGCAAAGGTGCTAATGCGTTGCGGCGACTACCTTAAGTATGGTACAGTAACAGAAGCACCCTCTTACTCTTGGTTAGCTGTCTGctctttcttttatttgttttaagtaACCAAAcattagtccattttttttctcgcatGTGCGCTACGTAGATACACGTGTCACCCATGACCAAAGATAGTTGGTTTAGCGTTGAGGGTTTGTATAGTAACTAGGTGAGTGAGCATTCAAATAAAACTTGCCGAAACACTTGGAAGCAACAACCAAGCGTTCAGAGCTAATCTGATCATCATGGCCGAAGACACCAGACAGGACAAGAAAGTCAACTTCTCAGCTTTAACGGACACCAACGGGATGACCAGGACATCTTCCTTGTCTTCTGCAAAATCAGGCACTTCCAAGAAAATAGTCATAAAAAATTTCAAAGGTATTTTTCTAATCATCAATAAGTACAGTGATTTCTTAATTCAATGAGATCACGACTTGTGATGAAGACATGATTTTTGTAATGGCtttaaattacaataattgCAAACGTGTTATGTTGAGATGCTCCTCAAGACATAACTTTCATGGTTAACTTCAGATAATTCTCATGTTATGCGAGTTGTGCACATCCTTACCTGACACATCTGgcaatgtgtttgtttatttttcctctttaacgTCCCTATTATGATTTTGTTATTCAATGGGATATTCTGTGGGATTtattacttatatatatatattttttttttttacagatcggCCAAAATTAGCAGAGAACTACACTGAGGACACCTGGTTAAAACTGCGGGATGCAGTCAAGGCCATCCAAAATAGAACATCTATTAAGTACAACCTCGAAGAGCTATATCAGGTATAATGTCATTATTATATTAGTATGACCACTGTTTTAGACTTAAAATTTTCATTGATTGTGCCTTTGGTGAAAGACTAATTCCACATACCATTTCTAAGCGTTTTCCAACATAACATCtaactattttaaaattaagTTGATTTCGTTTTGACGAGAGTAAAATTCCCATCACCTTATTGTTGATACTAGGCAGACTAACttttattttgtccattttctctTGTCTTGTCTTTACATGGGTGAAGGCTGTTGAGAACTTGTGTTCATATAAAGTCTCACCAACATTGTACAAGCAGCTTCGGCAGGTCTGTGAAGAACATGTGAAGGCCCAGATCCACCAGTTCAAGGGATATCCTTTAATTACTTTGAAGTGCAGcggtttttactttttttctcgTTGAAGTCACAATGAAACATGACAATTGATTGTCAATACTTAGGTAAAATGAATTAAACGCCCATCACAGTCACTCGAATCGCCAAATGTGATTCAAAACATCTGTATCTGAAATTGACACTTGAAGATCTTACATTTTGgttatttcattttcatgagAGAGGCATGCATTAGATTTGAAACAGGGTTGTGATGGAATTCAATGAAGCTTATAATGTTAATTAGGGCTTTAAATGAtgacttgaaatattttttccttaatATGGAGTTTACAGAGTCACTAGACAACCTTTCTTTCCTGAAAAGGATGAATCGCTGCTGGCTGGATCATTGCAGGCAAACTGTAACGTTTGATTGTAGTTTTTCAATGAATGATAACTTGTGCAGAT
It encodes the following:
- the tgfbrap1 gene encoding transforming growth factor-beta receptor-associated protein 1 homolog, producing MSVKAFELLPAVERDLLMGDKARINIECIECCGKHLYVGTNDCFIHHFLLNEVTSTKGRLNYSAQKLFHKYLGLKKPVAELRAASALERLIVLCDGVVFLVDMVTLENVPSASGGGVRIRGVTTFCLNENPVNDDPFGVEMGVLSLKRRTVQIYMVYEDRVQLVKEVSTPEQPCAVSLDGYFLCLALAKQYMILNYKTEAAQDLFPYNSGERKPIVKRIAREEFLLAAPGGLGMFANAEGASQRPPVNWSESVIGAAVCFPYVVALDDSFITIHSMLDQHLKQTLSFRDGNILQDFEGKVLVASTKAVYVLVPLPLEGQIQDLLASHRVEEALVLLEGAEINIPKEKFLVLHTRILQQAGFIHFGQLQFVEAKEHFRKGQLDVRELISLYPLLLPVSSSFTRCHPPLHEFADLNHLAQGDQEKILKCKKFLISYLTEVRSTHVANGCREDVDTALLKLYAEQDHESLLDLLVSDNACLLADCVPWLEKHHKYFALGLLYHSNGQDLAALQMWIRVVDKELEDSTRPDLFEYIIDFLCHTADQDLVWKYADWALHKNPTTAVHIFTNRSVDEAESAFKPKDVITYMEKHKEALLVYLEHLVLELKLEEEQFHTHLAVLYLERVLFLLSESPTKEEQLRKSREKLQSLLRVSELYGAQHLLDKMDNCEQLLLERAILYGKLEDHDKALHILVHKLKDIKAAEAFCIWTSSSRDSTYRQKLFHRLLEIYLEDNGTGKSPSAQCSNSGDLEMAAVDLLNRHGELFDPVHVLKALPDGWSLQLLRPFLSRTIRASMHASRTSQIALGLAHSEHLQLLHDKVKATKKPIAVSTKKGCHLCHNTFNDTKVVCLPGGVPVHSHCAAQRINDSPTKRQLTDISEHT